GTAAAAGTTCGACGTGACGACTTGCTCCAGTACGTGTGCCTGATTTCATTTCACtggttaaataataaaaacaaaataagatctaataagcttatgtaaatttttcCACGGACTTACTAGTGTCTTCATAACACGTTCACGATAGCGAATTCTGTCATCATTAAAATGGGTGTCCAGGTGATAGATTGTTCACTCGCAAACTGATATTACCATTAGATACCAGTAGTCATCCTCTTGAATAGGAACATATATCTAAACCATAAAAATTTGCCCCTCGGTTATGTATGCTAATAATGGAAAACTATATCCAACAATGAATCTTAAGAAAAAATTCTTACATATTTTAAATCAGCAGTAGGTTgcataaatttataaatgtagtcttccatcttcttctttaaatctTTCTTGTTGAAGACATCCACCTAGTTCATTAATGCAAACCAATATAGTCTttagtacatgataaagaagtataGTTCTATATCAGCATTACATTTGTAACTTATGATAAATGAACTTATCTTTTCAGGGGTTATAGAACATACCGCAAATCTCGGTGGAAGTTGCCATGTTGTCTTGAAACTTATATCAGATTGAAAATCAGTGCAGTTCGATGCCGCTAATTCAAGAATCTGAATCACAATCCAAATATATTATGAGATTATGCCCAGAACCAAACGTAGATTAACTAATAGATTACTTGTGTACCTTATCAGTAATGGGTCTGTCAGGTATGAAATGTTCAAAGTCTGATCTAGTTGCTCTGATTGTATCTGTTACGACAAGCTCTTCACTATATCAATTAAAAACCGAAACTCATTAAACTGGCCCTCATTCATCGACAACAAAGATAATATGAAATTAACTTACGATGGATCTAGCGATGCTAAAAATATATATGCACAGGCCTTTATCTGATCTTCCAAAAGACGCATGGTTGGAGTTGGCATAAATTGACACTGCATTGACtacaaattttaatacaaaagtaTTAGCAATTCATCACTAAACGTAATAATTAGCCGTGCCCATAAGAAACTAGATAATTTAAGTGGTAATTACGTTGGTAatggaaaagaaataaacagGTCTTCTATAGTCTTTTGTGGGTTGGCTCAGTGCATAAGACGCCTTCGATTTATTGACTGATCTGGGCTCAATCTTTGGCTTTATAATTCCGCCTGGGTGAGTGAACGGTAATTTTTTCTGCGTCCCCATAATGCTCTTACCCTAAGAAAAAAAACAGTTTCAGTATATTCTTATTATCATGTTAAGAATATCAAATAATAAGAGTTATGAAATTTTACTATACATGCATATACCTTtgacatatttttcttttttggtgcaGATCTTATAGTTGGAGATACTGGTTTGTCCATATTGATCTTGATGTGGAACGGATCATCGTGGGTGAAAGACATATGATCCAGTACAGTAAGATCATCCTCATCGTCTGATATAGCTGTATGAATATCAATAGCCAAACTCTTAGCCTTCAATCTTGAGATTGGATGTCTGTTTTGTACAGAGAGCTTGGTCGGAGTCTCGTAATCATTGTTTAGACTGAGTTGTGATATCATTGTCTCAATGCGACTTACAGATTCaatgattttatcaattatttcgTCCCGAACCATGTTTACAATTCTCATTGACTGCAAAAAAGAATGTTAAAAAggttataatatataaaattattttacataatatatattaattactgTTTGTCACATCAAATTACCTCCATGCTAGAGAGGACGTTATCCACTTTACTAGACAATTCTTGAACTTTATTTAGATCCTCGCTTTGAATAACATCGTCATTAATAACGTGATCATcctgtagaaaataaaaaaaataaaagttcaaTCTACTCGTAATACATTATATTAGATATTAAATACCCATTAAGTCTTACCTTTGCACTAGGAATTGTAGTTCCAAGTTGATCACCAAAATCAACTTTGATAAAATCACAGCCCAATGACATATTCTGTGTTACATGCATCATTGGAGACTCCCACTATATCTTCGTTAGAAGGAATATCCATAATTATTATCAACGGAAGAATATATTACAAGTACACTTGGTTGAAAGGCAAATAGTTAAAGTAATTTGTCAACATATACAAAATTAGTTGGATTGAACACATATATATACCCaaaaaagataacaaaatttgaattctatctttttaaaaatttttaaaacagcCGAATAATCTTAAAACTGTTTaagatatcttatcttttaattaaaaacaaatacttttcaatttcaacttaatttttattttcaacttaagaaattaaatttgatcAATTTATCTAATTATATCTTGTctataattatctttaattagctaaatactcaaataaaattcaaaataataataataataataataataataataataataataataataaaaaggaggAGGAGATTAGACGCATCagattaataactaaataaaacaaGATTTAAAACTGGTAGATAGGCTCACCAATCGATTGAGATAACAACAGAGGATACTTCAATCGATTGCACTTAGAAAACAATCCATTGAAGCAGTAACTAAATTGATTCTAATCGATTACAACAACaacacaatcgattgaatgaaAGGTGTGTGTATTATTCAATCGGTTGCATTaaaatccaatcgattgaaatagTATATTTAAGAGTTCTCTAATCGATTTCACTGAATATTCAATTGAttgcagtaaaaaaaaaatagattgaaTTAGCAACTGAGGGTACAACAATCGATTTTACTAccaatccaatcgattgaaataaCAAGAGAGGATACTTCAATCGATTGCACTTAGAACACAATCGATTGAAGCAGTAACTAAATCGATTCCAATCGATTACAACAACaacacaatcgattgaatgagAGGTGTGTGTATTATTCAATTGATTGCATTaaaatccaatcgattgaaatagTATATGTAAGAGTACTCCAATCGATTTCACTGAATATTCAATCGAATGCAGTAAAAAATAGATTGAATTAGCAATTGAGGGTACAACAATCAATTTTACTAccaaaccaatcgattgatttcCATACACACCTGATTGCAAGCATTCTTCAATCA
This sequence is a window from Arachis duranensis cultivar V14167 chromosome 2, aradu.V14167.gnm2.J7QH, whole genome shotgun sequence. Protein-coding genes within it:
- the LOC127744903 gene encoding uncharacterized protein LOC127744903, producing MSLGCDFIKVDFGDQLGTTIPSAKDDHVINDDVIQSEDLNKVQELSSKVDNVLSSMESMRIVNMVRDEIIDKIIESVSRIETMISQLSLNNDYETPTKLSVQNRHPISRLKAKSLAIDIHTAISDDEDDLTVLDHMSFTHDDPFHIKINMDKPVSPTIRSAPKKKNMSKGKSIMGTQKKLPFTHPGGIIKPKIEPRSVNKSKASYALSQPTKDYRRPVYFFSITNSMQCQFMPTPTMRLLEDQIKACAYIFLASLDPSEELVVTDTIRATRSDFEHFIPDRPITDKILELAASNCTDFQSDISFKTTWQLPPRFAVDVFNKKDLKKKMEDYIYKFMQPTADLKYIYVPIQEDDYWYLMVISVCE